A window of Leclercia adecarboxylata contains these coding sequences:
- a CDS encoding MdtB/MuxB family multidrug efflux RND transporter permease subunit, whose product MQVMPPSATGGPSRLFILRPVATTLLMVAILLAGIIGYRFLPVSALPEVDYPTIQVVTLYPGASPDVVTSAITAPLERQFGQMSGLKQMSSQSSGGASVVTLQFQLSLSLDVAEQEVQAAINAATNLLPSDLPNPPVYSKVNPADPPIMTLAVTSSAMPMTQVEDMVETRVAQKISQVSGVGLVTLSGGQRPAVRVKLNAQAIASLGLTSETIRTAISNANVNSAKGSLDGPTRAVTLSANDQMQSADEYRQLIVAYQNGAAIRLGDVATVEQGAENSWLGAWANKQQAIVMNVQRQPGANIIDTADSIRAMLPTLIDSLPKSVSVKVLSDRTTNIRASVSDTQFELMLAIALVVMIIYLFLRNVPATIIPAVAVPLSLVGTFAVMVFLDFSINNLTLMALTIATGFVVDDAIVVIENISRYIEKGEKPLAAALKGAGEIGFTIISLTFSLIAVLIPLLFMGDIVGRLFREFAVTLAVAILISALVSLTLTPMMCARMLSHESLRKQNRFSRASERMFERIIAAYGRMLAKVLNHPWATLGVALGTLALSVLLWVMIPKGFFPIQDNGIIQGTLQAPQSVSFASMAQRQQAVSDVIMKDPAVESLTAFVGVDGTNPSLNSARLQINLKPLDDRDDRVNTVIERLQRAVAKVPGVELYLQPTQDLTIDTTVSRTQYQFTLQATSLDALSTWVPQLIDELRQLPQLSDVSSDWQDKGLAAYINVDRDSASRLGITMADVDNALYNAFGQRLISTIYTQANQYRVVLEHDTRQTPGLAGLDTVRLTSSSGGIVPLSAIAKVEERYTPLAVNHLDQFPSTTISFNVPDDYSLGEAVQAITDAEKNLSFPTDIQTKFQGSTLAFQAALGSTIWLIVAAVVAMYIVLGVLYESFIHPITILSTLPTAGVGALLALMLAGSELDVIAIIGIILLIGIVKKNAIMMIDFALAAEREQGMSPRDAIFQACLLRFRPILMTTLAALLGALPLMLSTGVGAELRRPLGIGMVGGLLVSQVLTLFTTPVIYLLFDRLALWSKSRFPKREEEEA is encoded by the coding sequence ATGCAGGTCATGCCTCCGAGCGCCACTGGCGGCCCGTCGCGCCTGTTCATTCTGCGCCCTGTCGCCACCACGCTTCTGATGGTGGCGATCCTGCTGGCGGGGATCATCGGCTACCGCTTCCTCCCGGTCTCTGCCCTGCCGGAAGTGGATTATCCTACCATTCAGGTGGTGACGCTCTACCCTGGCGCCAGCCCGGACGTGGTCACCTCGGCCATTACCGCCCCGCTTGAGCGCCAGTTCGGGCAGATGTCGGGCCTGAAGCAGATGTCCTCCCAGAGCTCCGGCGGCGCGTCGGTGGTAACACTCCAGTTCCAGCTTAGCCTCTCACTGGACGTTGCCGAGCAGGAGGTGCAGGCCGCGATCAACGCGGCCACCAACCTGCTGCCCTCTGACCTGCCTAACCCGCCGGTTTACAGCAAGGTCAACCCGGCGGATCCGCCGATCATGACCCTCGCCGTCACCTCCTCCGCCATGCCGATGACCCAGGTCGAAGACATGGTAGAAACCCGCGTGGCGCAAAAAATATCCCAGGTTTCCGGCGTCGGGCTGGTGACCCTCTCCGGCGGCCAGCGCCCGGCAGTGCGCGTGAAGCTCAACGCCCAGGCCATTGCCTCTCTGGGGCTGACCAGCGAAACCATCCGCACCGCCATCAGCAATGCCAACGTTAACTCGGCCAAAGGCTCCCTCGATGGCCCGACCCGGGCGGTGACGCTCTCCGCCAACGACCAGATGCAGTCTGCGGATGAGTATCGCCAGCTGATTGTTGCGTATCAGAACGGGGCGGCGATCCGCCTGGGGGACGTCGCCACCGTCGAACAAGGGGCGGAAAACAGCTGGCTGGGGGCATGGGCCAACAAGCAGCAGGCCATCGTGATGAACGTCCAGCGCCAGCCGGGGGCGAACATCATCGACACCGCCGACAGCATCCGCGCCATGCTGCCCACGCTCATCGACAGCCTGCCGAAATCGGTCAGCGTCAAGGTGCTGTCGGATCGCACCACCAATATTCGCGCCTCGGTGAGCGACACCCAGTTTGAACTGATGCTGGCGATTGCGCTGGTGGTGATGATCATCTACCTGTTCCTGCGTAACGTCCCGGCGACCATTATCCCGGCGGTGGCGGTGCCCTTGTCGCTGGTCGGTACCTTTGCCGTGATGGTGTTCCTCGACTTCTCGATCAACAACCTGACGCTGATGGCCCTCACCATCGCCACCGGCTTCGTGGTGGATGATGCTATCGTGGTCATCGAGAACATCTCCCGCTATATCGAAAAAGGCGAAAAGCCGCTGGCGGCGGCACTGAAAGGGGCCGGTGAGATCGGCTTTACCATCATCTCCCTGACCTTCTCGCTGATTGCGGTGCTGATCCCGCTGCTGTTTATGGGCGATATCGTCGGGCGCCTGTTCCGCGAGTTTGCCGTGACCCTGGCGGTGGCGATTTTAATCTCGGCGTTGGTTTCCCTGACCCTGACGCCGATGATGTGCGCCCGCATGCTGAGCCATGAATCCCTGCGCAAGCAGAACCGTTTCTCCCGCGCCTCGGAGCGGATGTTCGAGCGGATCATCGCCGCCTATGGCCGCATGCTCGCAAAAGTGCTGAACCACCCGTGGGCAACCCTCGGCGTGGCGCTGGGTACCCTTGCCCTGAGCGTGCTGCTGTGGGTGATGATCCCGAAAGGCTTCTTCCCGATTCAGGATAACGGCATTATCCAGGGCACCTTGCAGGCCCCGCAGTCGGTCTCCTTCGCCAGCATGGCCCAGCGCCAGCAGGCGGTTTCCGATGTGATCATGAAAGATCCGGCAGTCGAGAGCCTGACCGCGTTTGTCGGCGTGGATGGCACCAACCCGTCCCTGAACAGCGCCCGCCTGCAGATCAACCTCAAACCGCTGGACGATCGTGACGACCGGGTTAACACGGTAATAGAGCGACTGCAGCGCGCGGTGGCGAAAGTGCCTGGCGTGGAGCTCTACCTGCAGCCCACCCAGGATCTGACCATCGATACCACCGTCAGCCGCACCCAGTATCAGTTTACCCTGCAGGCCACCAGCCTCGACGCCCTCAGCACCTGGGTGCCGCAGTTGATTGACGAACTCCGGCAGCTGCCGCAGCTCTCCGACGTCAGCAGCGACTGGCAGGACAAAGGCCTGGCGGCGTACATCAACGTCGATCGCGACAGCGCCAGCCGTCTGGGTATTACCATGGCGGATGTCGATAACGCGCTTTACAACGCCTTCGGCCAGCGTCTGATCTCCACCATTTATACCCAGGCCAACCAGTACCGGGTGGTGCTGGAGCACGACACCCGGCAGACGCCGGGGCTGGCCGGGCTGGACACCGTTCGCCTGACCAGCAGCAGCGGCGGAATTGTGCCCCTGAGCGCCATAGCCAAAGTAGAGGAGCGCTATACGCCGCTGGCGGTGAACCATCTGGATCAGTTCCCGTCCACCACCATTTCGTTTAACGTCCCGGACGACTACTCCCTGGGCGAGGCGGTCCAGGCGATCACCGATGCGGAGAAAAACCTCAGCTTCCCGACCGATATCCAGACCAAATTCCAGGGCAGCACCCTGGCCTTCCAGGCCGCGCTCGGAAGCACCATCTGGCTGATCGTGGCCGCGGTAGTGGCGATGTACATCGTGCTGGGGGTGCTGTATGAGAGCTTTATTCATCCGATCACCATCCTCTCAACTCTGCCTACCGCAGGCGTAGGGGCGCTGCTGGCGCTGATGCTGGCGGGCAGCGAGCTGGACGTCATTGCCATCATCGGCATCATCCTGCTGATCGGCATCGTCAAGAAAAACGCCATCATGATGATCGACTTTGCCCTCGCCGCCGAGCGCGAGCAGGGGATGTCGCCGCGTGACGCCATTTTCCAGGCCTGTCTGCTGCGTTTCCGCCCGATCCTGATGACCACGCTGGCTGCGCTGCTCGGCGCCCTGCCGCTGATGCTCAGCACCGGCGTCGGCGCCGAACTGCGCCGTCCGCTGGGGATTGGCATGGTGGGCGGCCTGCTGGTAAGCCAGGTGCTAACCCTGTTCACCACGCCGGTGATCTATCTGCTGTTTGACCGCCTGGCCCTGTGGAGCAAAAGCCGCTTCCCGAAACGTGAAGAAGAGGAGGCGTAA